The following DNA comes from Ricinus communis isolate WT05 ecotype wild-type chromosome 10, ASM1957865v1, whole genome shotgun sequence.
gttaaaaatctcataacatacatatagttattaattataagatcagtataaaataataataattattataattatatgctttatctatatatacaatactttttaaaaaacttataaatacaataatatgTACTTcggttattattattattattattattttctaagatgaataataattagttaaaatgaatcaaatatatttctaaaagaatAACAGATAGAGAGAGCACATGGCGGCACCTAAAAAATGAGGAAGAACATATTAGGACAAATAATAgaatagatttaaaaaaaatatagtccgttatttatttatttttattttaagtttttttataagctgttgaatattattaattaatagagaAAAAGGTGAAGAATTTGAAGGTAGCTAGTCAGCACATGGAGCAAGTCGTTGATCAGCAGGTATATAGTTCCAGTGTtcatttgttttttgtttttcttaatatcatgatcatatatatatgcttacTAAAGAAGGGAAGATTGCATCAGGGAAGGTAATGACAACAAAGAATCTTTGAAAATAAGGAAACAAATCCTATAGAAATCCCTGGTTTTATGTTGCAGatcaagaaatatatataaataaatataattcttaCTCCAAAAGGAAAGAGTGTACaaaatgacattttaatttcatGAAGCCGTAGTTTTAAGAGGAGAAAGACAATTTTCACAGATCCCTAGCTTTATGTTGGAGATCTTCACACATGCATCGCTCTAACAAATTCCTGCATTTCCCAACCAAAAGATCAAATACAGATATCTATTGCCAAAAGTTGttcattcaataaataaaattagtaatgaACCTAATGAATATTTATGTATACAGTAATGaatctctatatatatataatttaatgaatttcatcaaatttttaacatatgaaaataacatatttattatttatacgCTATAATAAATaggtttattattttcaaactGCAGGTTCATCAAATTATCGCTTGAGGTTCATTATTCATAGGTTATAACAAACAAGTTCATTATCTTCTAAATGCAGGTTCATCAGATTATCACTTGAGGTTCATTATTCGTAggttgaaataatatattcattattGATAGGTTACAATAAACAGGTTCATTATCTTTAAATTGCAGgttcatcaaatattttatatatatcaaaacaacatattcattatttatatgttaCAATTAACAGGTTCATTACCTTTAAGTTGCAAGTTCATCAAAGTATCATTTGATGTTTATCAAATGttttatacatgttaaaatataagaatcaCTCAAAAGATTTTTCAACGTATGAATTGATTTTCATCAAATAGATTATAAAGAGCCATAcctataaagaataaaaaataaaaaataaacatgcatcagatgtttataaaagtgtaatttttatatgacATAAACTATAGCATTATTTATGGATGTAGTGTAATTATGGTTTATGtcatttcatataaatatgacTATTCTtacaaaataacaatatttaCAAAAGTTCTAAACCTAAAATCAGTGAAATGAAAAGCAAAACAACGAGAAAACGAATTAAAAGTTATAGTAGAAGagtttacataaaaaaaagaatgaaaaaagtGGGTAAGAAAAGTTTTACTTACAGTAGAGtaaaagactatcaacaaTGTCTAGTgggtataaaataaataaagatgaaaaataaaatcgaaattatttaaaaaggtaaGAAAAGTTTAGAGCTTTTggaagtttttaatttaaacaatatggaaatataagaagaagagtcTGTTGGTTTTGCAAGAGATTATGGAAAGAAGTTgattatgttttttttattttaaatggatTTTTACAGCAACAAAGAATCGTGGCCTCAGCTTCcgattatttagttttttagtTGGCCGTTTAAATTAGGAATTGAGGTcgtgttttatttatttaaaaataaataaaaaatcttaataagtaaaaatattgtatactattaattaataattaaatactatatataattaattaatttaatatttaattatattaataattattaaaattaaaaataatattaatttatataaatataatactataTACTCGCGTTACATCAGAAATACTCATAACAATAGTGCAGGTATATAATACTATAATCTCGATGGCAGGTGATTATTTTCCACTGTAAGGAAGGACAAATAAAAACACCCGCTGCCCCTTTGAAATGTAACCTTTCcttcaattattaaataaataaataaataaaaaacatattcTGGTGTAATTCTAAAGCTCTCTCTGTAATGAGTTGGTGCGTGTGTGGAAAAGACAGGacaagattaaaaaaaaaaaaaagataatagattCCATATGAATGAATGCTCCCAACAGCAAGCACATGGCCTTGCTCCAACCTTATCACTTTATTCATGGACCTTATTCGCTGCTTTCTCAACCAATCacataaaagatattaaacaccacaatttttttaatattttctttttcattcacATGTTGCATGGAATCCTATCTTAGATTTACATCAGTATTATAAAAATGGCATTATGCCCATTAGCCCATCacagaaattaaaagaaaacactCATGACAACTAACAAAAAAGTCATTATTTAAGCAACCCATTTGACAATGATTTTAAGAAGACTAAAACGAAAAGtttacatataatataacaagTCTTATGAACATCTCCTATGATATTATTACTTGATGTCTCTAATAAATCTCCgcatatatttttcatatatttatctgaaaaaagaaaccaaacccaaaaagaaaaaaatggtaCATTGACATCCAAACTCCCTGCTCAATTCCTCTCTTTTGAGCCGGTCTGTTTACGTTTGATCTTGAGATTGGAATTGACTCATTTTCAGATTCTCCTTTAACTTCTGTTTTTGCACTTCTCAACAGCTCTTGGGGCTGCAGAaatcatatataaaagaaaaactcacaTCAGCATGATTTTAATTTGcatatttagaatttaaaataacaaaaatttacCCATGATACTGACCAAGTCCAATTGCTTCAGATCCTTTCATTATCCTTAACCGTTTGCATGAGTTGACGAACATTCTGCAAAATTAAGATTGATGGTTAATTAGTAACTGATCATtggttaaatttttagattaacAATTAATGGAGAATACGGAAAgagcaaaagaaaaggtgcTTACTCCCATGGCACATCTCCTACAAGCATCCAGTCTCCATCCTTATCTTCATAAGTTGGGACATATTCAGAACCATTCAAAAGATCTATCAACTTGCTCTCATTCATGAAATCTTTCATTCCTTGTGATCCGCAATTTCCtacgaaaagaaaaatattaaatgaaaatccaCTTTCATAAGATCAACTGTGCAATTAAgtagtatttaattaacaaGTCCGAGACAACATTATATTACCAATGGTAAAGGAGCTGAACATTTTGCCTAGGGCATCAGAAAGTTCTTGGTAGCTCTTGTATAGTTTTAAGTCCACTTTTCTTAGATATGGTGCACCGTCCATGCTGACCTTCACGAAAGCTGCACTGGTGCTGCCGGAGGTGGCGGCGGCGGCGGCAGGGGCGGATGTAGCAGTACCCTTTTCACCCTCATCTGTGCTGTTTTTCTGGACAGCCATAACATTTTTCCGGAACGAACGAATTGGTGGCCAACCCACAACTTGTGccctaaaattatttaatttttttcaaaattaattagttaactAATGCATGCAGATAATTAACATTCTTAAATCTGACATGTCTTGATAAAAATCTAAACCCTTGAATTCTTATTTtcgtttattttatatgtaaaaaagaagaaattgattattttttcttttcttatgggCTGCACATGCATATGTATCTTATGGTCCCctatacaaaagaaaatgtaaaagCAGTGTAGGGCAAAGGAGGGCTAaaagttttctaatatggtCAAATCATACGACTGAATGATTTTAATTCACATGTACAATGTTTGGTTGCGTGCTTAGTTCTGgcctatattttcttttctcttttcctttatcCGTATTTGTTTGGTTGTCTGGCTGTCGATAAAAGCAAAGATTCTTTATGTAACAGGTTGTAACGATGGACGGGGACGAGGTTTAGACGGATGCTAAAAGACTTTTAGTGACTATTTACAGAGTTTTTAGCGGGGATTATTCCCTGCTCTAAAGATtagttttcttgttttcttcttttcctctgCTCCCAGACGACCAAACCAAAGCCATTAAACTAAAATCCAGATTTCAAGGATTAATTCCTTGCACATCCCTTAACACCATTATGCTAAGagaaagatttaattaattaactataaGAAGGAGACAGAATTAAGATTTGTGCAAAATGAtgttaaagaaaacaacagcAATTGACTGACTTAATTATTgaattctataattaattaagttcttTCTCGCATGATTTTACTAGTTACCCTTGCTACCCTATTTCTCGAGTAATTATACAGTGAAGCTATTATACAAATCAATTATGAGATAAGCCTAAAATGTATAATCTTCACAAATTGCCATGTCAAGCGTAcgctttataattttcttgaaCACATTGAGGAGCACGCAGTAAAGGCAAAACTAGTTTACAACATAAACAATTGAATAAGAGCAAAACAGCATAAGAAAATCGAAAgcaagaacaaaagaaaaagacagcaaatatattcaaaaaagCAGAAACATAAAGCTTTAAGAAAGGGAAGGAACAACTTACTTAGCTGGTGGCTTTGCTGGATCgttagaagaagaaggaacAGTTGCTTTCTCCTTCATCGTTTCCTCTCCAACAATAACATCCTTCCCAGATGGTTCTTTAGTTGAAAGGTTGAGCTTCAAATCCACAGTCTCCGAGAACCCTCTCTTTCCATTAACTTTTGCAAATTCACTGTCGTTCACATTGCTACCTCCAGGTAACCCTAGTCGCAGCTCTGTTTCTTCAAAATTAATCATCATATATTTGTCAGGCTCTGCACTCGTTCCGCTACTCATTTCAGACCAAATTTACGTGGAAAACTTTTCTCCCTTCTCTTCGCTCTATGAACACTACCCTTTTCTTAATctcttttgctatttttgttAGCGAGATTTTTATGTTACATGCAGCAGAAGCAAGAAAAACTATAGTATAAGAAGAGAGGAATGTAATgtgagaagaagaaggaagggAAAATTAGCTGTAGTATGTGATAATATAAGGAATTTTTTTGTGGGATTATGTTGCGGAATTGTAGACGGCGTAGATGGTGCCACATGGACGGTGCTGGTAGTCCGACAGTCCACGGTTTTGTCGGGAAAGTGATGCCATGAATGACGTAATACTTAGAATGATTACGGAGAGGTTAGTGGACATGCCAACTTGACTCTGTTTGCCTTTTTATGTCTGTTTACTTGGCTCCACCGATACCCAATTATCGTTTCtaattgttaatttataatattaatagtttaattaagtattatacttaataattaaaatatgttcAGTCGAGCTTATGTAGGCACTTCAACGcttaatttctaaaatcagAAATTGCCTCCTCaattatgatttaattaagATGTTGATATGatgagtaaaataaaataagcttATGTATCTATAGTCTTACTTGAACCTAGTTTGAGTAAAGTTTTGGGTAAAATAATCCCAACTAAAACTTTTgagatttatataattcatgtGGACTGCATTATTATGGAAATGGACATGAATATTGAGTCAAATTAGGTACAGTTGAAATTAGGAGATTACTGTTGATAATGAAAATGATATGCATAATTAGTTAATACTACCATACCTTGCGTTCAAatgctattattttaaaattatgtatgtttaaaaaaatttataaaattacataagcGTTTCAACATAAATTACACAAATGCATAATAatcaacatatatttttattcataataataatcaatatacTAACTTAACCATTCAATTAACCATGGCACGTTCTTAGCCAATGCGGGTGATACTAATTAATAAGTGGCTAAATATGGATGGATGCCCTTAATCATAATTCACTCTCTTCTAAACAATATAATGAAATACTTGGCCTAATGGTAGTAGAATATACTCTATATATagatagataataaattaagaaaaataccactttttaacCATCGGGACATAAAAATGATACCTCTTATTGATGTCAATCCAAAGGTTTCTTTCAAAATCTTTTCAATCTCTTACATAGTCAGATATGAATTATGTATTGGAAAAATTCTTTCTCCACTTCGTGTGGTGACCATTGGAGACCACCCACATAATGCCTTGGATGTGTGCCACCATTTCCATTTCCCTTTAGATGCATCTAAATATGTTCTTCCataactttttttcttaacttttatcaataaaattgcATTACAGCTTGATTTTACCATATTATTCAAAACCCTTTCCcacaaaataaagtaaaatgattCTTCTAGTAACACAAAAATGGAGAAGTACAGAATTTGCTCTCTTATTAATAGTTAGCACTTTAAGTTAATTATCACCATGCATCTCAAATATCTTTATCTTTCCTCCTTATTAAAGCTCAATAAGCCATGCCTacacaaacaaacaaaattaatcattttttacattttttcgAACTCCAGAAGTAGTAAATACCATTAATATATTATGCAATGGATGAAATGACTCCAATTATGGTGTTTTTAACTCTCACAAGTAAAAATACTAACTAAATGTCTATTTTGTGCTTTTTATACTTTAGATTTACAATTTTAAAGGCaaaaatctcaaaattaaatttagaaaaaagtgaattattataaatatttaaatatttattaagcaTTAAAGCTgacattaatttatattatattatatatatattttcaccTCAGTTTGGAATGTGGTAGATGTCTTTCGATAAATCTAGCTAACATATCACTAGACCAAACTAAGTATAGTTTATACTTAgtaattctcttattttccTTTAAGTCCAAATCTAATGAAATGAGAcggtgatgtgccttttctctaaatcactcaaactAATAACGCAAtctaggtttcttataccagcatagattaaaatataaatggtgtttctaatatttttaatttaaaaaattttataacaaatattattattaaattgatatatacataatatgaacCTATCAGCTACCAGAAACCACTTGCCCagttttttatctattttcaattctctaattaaaaatatttgactCTGATAAGATGAATCtcataagaatataattaaatatgggTGAATTcgaatataatttttgatatttgtgGATTCAAATTGTATATTTGCAGATAGCATGTAtccatttaatattaatattttattaatatttttagtatttatttaattaatttatactttatcaattttatatctaattagtgTTTTTGCCTCATTGTAAtgcatcattttattaatttagtttttattttttaattttattattgatactatttattatttaaatttatttatataaataaatttatgtgaGTAGAACATTCACTATGTATTTAATAccagtaaaaatatatttcaaatttgagCAAATCTAGATACTACgcaaatagaattaattaaatttaggcTGGCTATGGatgagaaaattaaatttttaacatattataaattataattatattcttaacgAGTTGATCTCTTATCGTACGAATTCTCCCTACTATGATTTCTACTCTTGTCCTGATAAACAGAAAAATTTTGACTACTCGTAatttattacatataaataattcacatatttaaaattatatgtgtCGCTTACTGAATGTGGAATATGTTAGACAATAATAGCGGGAAACAAAAACGTAAAAAAAACATAAGCTGAGGGGTTGATTTTTGGTGCCATCTGATGTGTATGAAGTTTCAAGAATGAAAGTGGAGACATGTGGAGCGATGGAGCCCACATGGGGAGAGCAAGTTTGTCAAACAATGAAAGTCAGCAGAGCCATGTCATGATGAGATTGATTAGGGATCAGAGGGGTATTAGATAGGCCCCCCCAATTCAAACCCTCTCTCCTCTCTGTAcccaaaattattattattattatttttttctgggACATTTTTGGATATGTCAACTCTTGTAATCTCCATGTGCCCTGTTTTAAGAACTAACCTATTTTCTATATGAATATAGTAATCCAAattgaactttattttaatggtttttgTCTAAATTGGATAGGTTTTCTTTTGCATATACAACAGGCAAAGACATGTGATTTCCGAATCTAAAAACAGCTTCATTAAACGCAGCTGTCatccgaagaagaagaataataagaaattatttagaaaatgaataaaacagGTAACGTGTAATAATCTTGAACATTGATGTGAAAAAGTAGATTAATTGACTCTGTGGTTATTTTGCTTAACTGACTGACTGTAAGAGATCTTATATGGGAATTTGGATTCATTttggaaaacaaaaagaagaaaacggAAATAAAGGATCTAATTGATTCAAAAtactttttcaaatttgaCAATGTAATGATTATAATTGTGAAACGCTcatgattttatttatcattttggcACTGAAATTAAGAAACACGATTGTCCCCTTAGGAGGGAAAGGCCAATTtctgtatatatacatacttaaactaaataaaaatatgttttaatttcacaaatatctatttttcttactaaaatatgttttaataGAATTGATACTTATCAGTTTATTaggttaatatatataattttttttataaataatatacaaagaaatagttaaaaaaaagaaaattaagctgATAGTGTTTTAAtcactgaaaaaaaaataataataattacagaCATCAGACGATCTAatgtttaaaaagaaaaaagaaaaaaagtctttttctttttaatctttaccGGAAGAAAGTGGGAAAAAcatgatttttatatatgtgtttATTATCCATTCGTTCAAATGATATATAACTGATTGCCTTAAACTTGGACATGAGTTTAACATTTGTATGCTCAATTATTTGATAAGCATATGTATGGAAAGAGGCTTGCTTTCTGCCCCAATATTCTTAGAGTAAATTAACTTGGCAAGTAGCAGCTCCAATAATCCcgaaagaaattaatttgcacactgttaattcttaatttatgcATGGGGATGTTCTTAAGCCCCACAACATGTACGGTTAATGATTACTCATtttcatgtttattttatCCATGAGTTTCAGGCCTATAGAATTTAGATGAAGCATTTTGATTTAGCCCATACTGCAATAACAAACTAATTTACTCTCAGAAAATatcagttttatttattatttaaatgattaaaatatttagcattactgaaattaaaaatttaccatagtttttttctttttctttttttttcttttaaagaaaagcaaGTTAATGCCACATATTTTCTGTAACAATATGTTATATTGTATTTTAGATTAATTGATcctttgatattattttttataaaatgaattttagatACAGTTTAAAC
Coding sequences within:
- the LOC8269330 gene encoding auxin-responsive protein IAA16; its protein translation is MSSGTSAEPDKYMMINFEETELRLGLPGGSNVNDSEFAKVNGKRGFSETVDLKLNLSTKEPSGKDVIVGEETMKEKATVPSSSNDPAKPPAKAQVVGWPPIRSFRKNVMAVQKNSTDEGEKGTATSAPAAAAATSGSTSAAFVKVSMDGAPYLRKVDLKLYKSYQELSDALGKMFSSFTIGNCGSQGMKDFMNESKLIDLLNGSEYVPTYEDKDGDWMLVGDVPWEMFVNSCKRLRIMKGSEAIGLAPRAVEKCKNRS